Within Celeribacter marinus, the genomic segment AAAACTATCCTCGATGTGGCCGAGACCTATGTCGATCTCAACCGCCAAGCGCACAAACATTCAGATGCGCTCAAAGGTCTGACCCAGATCAACATGTTCTTTGAGAACTCGACGCGCACGCAAGCCTCATTCGAACTTGCGGGCAAACGCCTTGGTGCGGATGTGATGAACATGGCGATGCAAGCCTCCTCGATCAAAAAGGGCGAAACCCTGATCGACACCGCGCTGACGCTCAACGCCATGCACCCCGACCTCTTGGTGGTGCGTCACCCGCATTCGGGCGCTGTGGATCTGCTGGCGCAAAAGGTGAACTGCGCCGTGCTCAACGCGGGCGATGGCAAACACGAACACCCGACCCAAGCGTTACTGGACGCATTAACCATTCGCCGCGCCAAAGGCCGCTTGCACCGCCTGAACATCGCGATTTGCGGTGATGTCACCCATTCGCGCGTGGCCCGCTCCAACCTGATCCTGTTGGGCAAGATGGAAAACCGCGTGCGCCTCGTCGGGCCACCAACATTGGTGCCAAGCCAGTTCAAAGAGTTCGGATG encodes:
- a CDS encoding aspartate carbamoyltransferase catalytic subunit; this translates as MAFRQKHLLGIEPLHPEEIKTILDVAETYVDLNRQAHKHSDALKGLTQINMFFENSTRTQASFELAGKRLGADVMNMAMQASSIKKGETLIDTALTLNAMHPDLLVVRHPHSGAVDLLAQKVNCAVLNAGDGKHEHPTQALLDALTIRRAKGRLHRLNIAICGDVTHSRVARSNLILLGKMENRVRLVGPPTLVPSQFKEFGCEIYDNMEEGLKDVDVVMMLRLQKERMDGGFIPSEREYFHRYGLDAAKLAHAKPDAIVMHPGPMNRGVEIDGTIADDINRSVIQEQVEMGVAVRMAAMDLLARNLKADREAANTGVMV